From a region of the Nonlabens dokdonensis DSW-6 genome:
- a CDS encoding ABC transporter permease, giving the protein MIKNNIIIAWRALKKNRLFSIINIVGLSVGLCACLSVATVVIDDLSYDSHWENKQNIHRVLTIMPVNKGSGEKMAASFAGLEYALPENFPEIETLVSLYSGATNFKTDSNSDNTTKTNVLTTEIKVWDVFDFKILQGNPKEFISGTDNLVITKGYKDTYFPNVDPVGLIIKDAPVYGADANEYLITGIIEDIPSNTHLRAQAIVIEPTRREQLYKEGYGSFRQNYMVTKSGTDIPSLTEKVNQWYKDFIGTESTYQYEFQPITDVYLHSEFEKAQEVQGDYNSIFILSGIALLLLIIACINFVNLSASRSLQRIKEVGVRKILGANNKAITQQFLVESILYFLISTVIATAIYYVTLPLLELYVGHPIAITFAQDLGLLATGYAIVLLVSIFVGLYPALLMSRLKTAASLKGSFRSSGANLQPFVQKGLVTFQFVISMVVLIGLIVVDNQVDFMKNKDLGYNTENLLSISNISWDNKGESFKNRLLKIPGIKNASITSFLPGTSSAYMTKKVEDPFNQGQFLEVNFIKGDVDLPATLGLKLESGRVFNKNRVVDAPISKTRYVFNDSIKKVNMQSSLISEYTAQTLDVQNLNTVITGVETVPVGLLKDFHSESLRHAMTPNVIIAESNPQYGGMLIKMNPLSIKPSLVQLQALWKEVYPVKLLDLNWVDETVQKQYDRETRLQHFFSFFTGLSMLLAALGILGLIAQATTLRTKEIGIRKVLGASVSSIVILFSKDFVKIVAIASIIAAPISYFFLNQWLEGFAYRTEISWWMFAVAGVSALTVSIITIGFQTTKAASANPVKSLKD; this is encoded by the coding sequence ATGATAAAAAACAACATTATAATAGCGTGGAGAGCCTTAAAAAAGAATCGCCTTTTTTCAATAATAAACATTGTTGGACTTTCGGTAGGTCTTTGTGCATGCTTGAGTGTGGCCACTGTTGTAATTGATGATTTGTCGTATGATAGTCATTGGGAAAACAAACAAAACATACATCGAGTGCTTACCATAATGCCTGTAAATAAAGGCAGCGGCGAGAAAATGGCGGCTTCTTTTGCAGGATTAGAATATGCGTTACCAGAAAACTTTCCAGAAATCGAAACTCTCGTTTCCCTTTATTCAGGAGCTACTAATTTTAAAACCGATTCGAATAGCGACAATACCACTAAGACAAATGTTTTAACCACAGAAATTAAGGTTTGGGACGTTTTCGATTTTAAAATACTACAAGGAAACCCAAAAGAATTTATTAGCGGTACAGACAATCTAGTTATTACCAAAGGCTATAAGGACACTTATTTCCCCAATGTTGATCCAGTAGGACTTATCATCAAAGATGCACCAGTTTATGGAGCAGATGCCAATGAATACCTGATAACTGGAATTATTGAAGATATTCCTTCAAATACTCATTTAAGAGCTCAAGCAATAGTCATTGAGCCAACCAGAAGAGAACAACTGTATAAAGAAGGATATGGTTCATTTCGACAAAATTATATGGTCACAAAATCTGGAACCGATATTCCTTCTTTGACAGAAAAAGTAAATCAATGGTATAAGGATTTTATTGGAACTGAAAGTACCTACCAATACGAATTCCAACCTATAACCGATGTTTACTTACATTCCGAATTTGAGAAAGCTCAAGAAGTTCAAGGAGATTACAACTCCATTTTTATACTTTCTGGAATTGCTCTTCTTTTATTAATAATTGCATGTATCAATTTTGTTAACTTAAGTGCTTCCCGCAGCTTACAACGTATTAAAGAAGTAGGTGTGAGAAAAATTTTAGGCGCAAATAATAAGGCTATAACTCAGCAATTTTTAGTGGAATCCATCCTTTATTTCTTGATATCGACGGTCATCGCTACCGCCATTTATTACGTGACATTACCACTTCTTGAACTTTATGTGGGGCATCCTATTGCAATCACTTTTGCGCAAGATTTAGGTTTGTTAGCGACTGGATATGCCATCGTATTACTTGTAAGCATTTTTGTAGGTCTCTATCCAGCTTTACTGATGTCACGATTGAAAACAGCTGCTAGTTTAAAAGGGTCATTTCGAAGCTCTGGTGCAAATTTACAGCCATTTGTACAAAAAGGACTAGTAACATTTCAGTTTGTAATCTCAATGGTGGTCTTGATAGGTCTTATTGTCGTTGATAATCAAGTGGACTTTATGAAAAATAAAGATCTAGGTTACAATACAGAGAATTTGTTGAGTATATCAAATATTTCATGGGACAATAAAGGCGAAAGTTTCAAAAACAGACTACTTAAAATACCTGGAATCAAAAACGCAAGTATTACTTCGTTTTTACCGGGAACTAGTTCTGCGTATATGACTAAAAAGGTTGAAGATCCTTTCAATCAAGGTCAATTTTTGGAAGTGAACTTTATTAAAGGCGATGTAGATCTTCCCGCAACTCTTGGATTAAAACTGGAATCAGGCAGGGTTTTCAATAAGAATCGAGTTGTCGATGCACCTATTTCAAAAACCAGATATGTGTTTAATGATTCAATTAAAAAGGTCAACATGCAGTCCTCTTTAATATCAGAATACACTGCACAGACTTTAGATGTTCAAAACTTAAATACAGTGATCACTGGAGTTGAAACCGTTCCGGTTGGTCTTTTAAAAGACTTTCATAGTGAATCTTTAAGACATGCCATGACTCCAAATGTTATTATAGCAGAATCAAATCCGCAATATGGAGGTATGTTGATAAAAATGAATCCGTTGTCAATTAAGCCATCGCTGGTGCAATTGCAAGCGTTATGGAAAGAGGTTTATCCGGTAAAACTTTTGGATCTCAATTGGGTTGATGAAACCGTGCAAAAGCAATATGATAGAGAAACTCGATTGCAGCATTTTTTTAGCTTTTTTACTGGTTTGAGTATGCTGCTTGCCGCTTTGGGAATATTAGGACTGATTGCACAGGCAACCACATTACGCACCAAAGAAATAGGAATAAGAAAAGTGCTGGGCGCGTCTGTGAGCAGTATTGTGATTTTATTCTCCAAAGACTTTGTAAAGATTGTAGCTATCGCATCGATCATTGCAGCGCCTATCTCCTATTTTTTTTTAAACCAATGGCTAGAAGGATTTGCCTATCGTACTGAAATATCGTGGTGGATGTTTGCAGTTGCAGGAGTTTCGGCACTTACGGTATCAATAATAACCATAGGTTTTCAAACGACAAAAGCGGCTAGCGCAAATCCAGTCAAAAGTTTAAAAGACTGA
- a CDS encoding ABC transporter permease — translation MIKNYFKIAFRNLWRHKGYSAINIGGLAVGMTAGFLLLLYIGYEMSYESFHSNKDQLYRVVTDIKTPSDDYKTPVVDWNILSEITTEFPEIQNSTRLFDTAFDVQINGTNFNEDRVLGVDDTFFEIFDYKLLQGNPAEVLKTPFSLVLSETTAKKYFGDENALGKTLKIMDDSRVATITGIMEDNPSNTQIKSDLLISISTYTEVLDPTLNQSWADFSNRGFVLINENTDIEALETKIEAYNQRAHGDAMKETELELIYFLEPIEDIYLYSERGSTPQIGNVTIFLIVALFILLIASINFINLTTARSVERAKEVGIRKVIGAQKGQLSIQFLSESVLICLFAFFLAVLFTWVALPYFNELAGKEIAASIWENPLYPLGLFGIAILIALFAGSYPALVLSSFKPIQVLKGKFSSTSRGALLRKGLVISQFTISVVMIVSTIIVYNQINFMRNQDLGFNMDQVMIVETDGSAQQKRMIDELEKIPSIISISTAATVPGGGGDNSQALSKIVNQQGNEQTLTIERYRIDDEYIDQFGLKLLAGRNFSRELATDSLNSMIINEKALRLLGYSDPQEVIGKGFDQWGRQGQVIGVVKDFHMTTLKEEIAPLSMVYNNTGNSLINVKISGVNVQQTVAQIEKSFHKSFPNKSFYYEFVNDLFHEQYQAEELFGKLFLGFALLAIFISCLGLFGLASYSTLQRRREIGIRKVLGASSLGIVNLLSKDFLKLVLISVLIATPIAWFVMDQWLQDFAYRMNLSWWIFALAGALAIGIALFTVSFQAIKAAIANPVNSIKTE, via the coding sequence ATGATAAAGAATTATTTTAAAATAGCATTTAGAAACCTCTGGAGACACAAAGGTTACTCAGCAATTAATATAGGTGGACTGGCTGTAGGAATGACTGCAGGGTTTTTGTTATTGCTTTATATAGGGTATGAAATGAGCTATGAATCATTTCATTCTAATAAAGATCAGTTATATCGAGTAGTGACTGATATAAAAACACCATCTGACGATTACAAAACACCAGTTGTAGATTGGAACATTTTGAGCGAGATCACTACAGAATTTCCTGAAATACAAAATAGCACTAGATTATTTGACACCGCATTTGACGTACAAATAAACGGTACTAATTTTAATGAAGACCGAGTTTTAGGAGTTGACGATACCTTCTTTGAAATCTTTGACTACAAACTACTTCAAGGGAATCCAGCTGAAGTTCTCAAAACACCTTTTAGCCTGGTATTATCTGAAACGACTGCAAAGAAATATTTTGGAGACGAGAACGCATTAGGTAAAACCTTAAAAATCATGGATGATTCTAGAGTTGCGACCATTACCGGAATAATGGAGGATAACCCTAGTAATACTCAGATTAAAAGTGATTTATTGATTTCAATTTCCACTTATACAGAAGTGCTAGATCCTACTCTAAATCAGTCTTGGGCAGACTTTAGTAACCGTGGTTTTGTACTGATTAATGAAAATACTGATATAGAAGCTCTTGAGACCAAAATTGAAGCATACAATCAACGTGCTCATGGAGACGCAATGAAAGAAACAGAATTAGAACTTATCTATTTTCTAGAACCTATAGAAGATATTTACCTCTACTCTGAAAGAGGATCTACTCCGCAAATAGGTAATGTGACTATATTTCTTATTGTTGCCTTATTCATACTTCTAATTGCCTCGATTAACTTTATTAACCTAACTACTGCACGTTCTGTAGAAAGAGCCAAAGAAGTAGGAATACGTAAAGTAATAGGTGCTCAAAAAGGCCAACTGTCCATTCAGTTTTTGAGTGAGTCCGTATTGATATGTTTGTTTGCGTTTTTTCTCGCGGTCCTATTTACATGGGTTGCACTACCCTATTTTAATGAACTTGCAGGCAAAGAGATCGCCGCTAGTATTTGGGAAAATCCTTTGTATCCATTAGGCTTATTTGGAATAGCTATTTTAATCGCATTGTTTGCTGGTTCTTACCCAGCATTAGTCCTTTCTTCATTTAAGCCTATTCAAGTACTAAAAGGTAAATTCTCTTCAACTTCTCGTGGTGCTTTATTACGTAAAGGACTTGTGATAAGTCAGTTTACTATTTCTGTAGTGATGATAGTAAGTACCATCATCGTTTATAATCAAATTAATTTTATGCGCAATCAAGATCTAGGTTTCAATATGGATCAAGTAATGATAGTAGAAACTGATGGTAGCGCACAACAAAAGAGAATGATTGATGAATTAGAAAAAATACCTAGTATCATTTCTATTAGTACGGCGGCGACTGTTCCTGGCGGTGGCGGAGATAACAGCCAAGCGTTAAGTAAGATCGTAAATCAACAAGGAAATGAGCAAACACTCACTATAGAGCGTTATAGAATTGACGATGAATACATCGATCAGTTTGGTTTAAAATTGTTAGCAGGTAGAAACTTTTCTAGAGAATTGGCTACCGATAGTTTAAACTCGATGATTATTAATGAGAAAGCCTTACGACTTTTAGGCTACTCAGATCCTCAAGAAGTGATAGGAAAAGGGTTTGACCAATGGGGACGACAAGGTCAAGTCATAGGCGTTGTAAAAGATTTTCACATGACTACATTAAAAGAAGAAATCGCCCCTTTGAGCATGGTGTATAATAATACAGGGAATTCTTTAATTAACGTAAAAATATCTGGTGTAAACGTTCAACAAACTGTTGCTCAAATAGAAAAGAGTTTTCACAAGTCGTTTCCTAATAAATCCTTCTATTATGAATTTGTAAATGATTTATTTCATGAACAATATCAAGCCGAAGAGTTGTTTGGAAAACTATTTCTAGGATTTGCCTTACTCGCCATCTTTATTTCATGTTTAGGACTATTCGGTCTGGCTTCTTACAGTACGCTGCAGCGTCGCAGGGAAATAGGAATCCGTAAAGTGCTTGGTGCATCTTCTTTAGGAATTGTGAACCTGTTAAGCAAAGACTTTTTAAAGTTAGTCCTTATATCTGTTTTGATCGCAACGCCTATCGCATGGTTTGTTATGGATCAATGGCTGCAAGATTTTGCATACCGTATGAATTTAAGCTGGTGGATTTTTGCCCTTGCAGGAGCTTTAGCTATAGGAATTGCCTTATTCACAGTAAGTTTTCAAGCCATTAAGGCGGCAATTGCAAATCCTGTAAATAGTATCAAAACTGAATAA
- a CDS encoding ABC transporter permease has product MLKILIKTSLRSLKANRTFTILNMISLVIALLVVYISIGYLRFENSYDTFHENSEQLYRVGRTQRTQDYATVGFGNWAETTAEKQKQQIQIIKDIAGIENTTHFIISNDTEFINYGDKELIEEGILTTNTPKSFTEMFSWELLSGSYQTFGDVENSVIINETIAKKLNTGSIDNLINSSLTIAGESYTIAAVIKDVPQNSHFDFKMATHRDQIPYWGSNVYVQLNEKSDPANVLKQFDKDILIANPGLATNPTYKNHFFQKITDIHLKSNILYELKAPGNTTYIYLISAFGLLIILISVFNYANFTIALKSKQSRVIGVRKVLGASNSSIALQFFIETVLLALLSLPFLLLTIFIVVPYFNTFMGVAITANPFINLEALGIVLSMSLIIGIIASIAPSIMLASQNTLGLLKEKLNDRKFEHFSLRKYVIISQFVILIGVSSISFFMYQQISFINNKDLGFQKEGVLYTFTSPDDLDVFQEKLKAIPGVRHVGNGSSFGLEPFNQLRYRLDGFETVFDDSNQFYLDYAAIQAYDLQTTLSPEIFDSSENRVNRNLINRSAAIRFAEMKGVTVEELIGTQIITEPEYQNEDGSYGFPITIDGIFKDINVFSLKESISSYFITVSDRVRMGGMSIVSFDKNATANTVSQIKELYATSNRSFPLTIEFLDEKYEQLHKNDEQTAQLIFILNGIAILLASLGIIGVTLLLIVGKTKEIGIRKVLGASIVQILKLSIKEYIYFVLIALVISTPIAWWIANVWLDNFAYRTPVQPLAFIVVGVLVFCLSAVIVSIVSYKSAVANPVNSLKTE; this is encoded by the coding sequence ATGCTCAAAATACTTATAAAAACTTCACTGAGAAGCCTAAAGGCCAATAGAACATTTACTATTCTCAATATGATAAGTCTCGTCATAGCACTACTTGTCGTTTATATTTCTATAGGCTATTTGAGATTTGAAAATAGTTATGATACGTTTCATGAAAATAGCGAACAGCTTTATCGTGTAGGGAGAACACAGAGAACGCAAGATTATGCTACGGTAGGATTTGGCAATTGGGCTGAAACTACTGCCGAAAAGCAGAAACAACAAATACAGATCATAAAAGATATTGCAGGAATTGAAAATACAACACATTTTATAATTTCAAACGACACAGAGTTTATCAATTACGGTGATAAAGAATTAATTGAAGAAGGTATTTTAACAACTAATACACCTAAAAGCTTCACTGAAATGTTCAGTTGGGAATTACTTTCTGGAAGTTACCAGACGTTTGGTGACGTTGAGAATAGTGTTATTATCAATGAGACAATTGCAAAAAAACTGAACACAGGATCTATAGATAACCTCATTAATTCCAGCTTAACAATTGCTGGAGAATCTTATACGATTGCTGCTGTCATAAAAGACGTTCCTCAAAACTCTCACTTTGATTTTAAGATGGCGACTCATCGAGATCAAATTCCATATTGGGGTAGTAATGTTTACGTACAGTTGAACGAGAAAAGCGATCCAGCGAATGTTTTAAAACAATTTGATAAGGATATTTTGATTGCAAATCCAGGTCTTGCTACTAATCCTACTTATAAAAACCATTTCTTTCAGAAGATAACAGATATTCACCTGAAATCTAATATTTTATACGAACTTAAAGCGCCAGGCAATACGACTTACATCTATTTAATAAGCGCTTTTGGATTACTTATTATTCTGATTTCAGTGTTTAACTATGCTAATTTTACCATCGCATTAAAATCAAAGCAATCTCGAGTAATAGGTGTTAGAAAAGTTTTAGGAGCAAGTAATTCTTCTATTGCGCTACAATTTTTTATTGAAACAGTATTGCTGGCCTTACTATCACTGCCCTTTTTGTTACTCACGATCTTTATAGTTGTTCCCTATTTTAATACTTTCATGGGAGTAGCGATTACCGCAAATCCTTTTATAAATCTAGAAGCTTTAGGAATTGTATTATCCATGTCTTTAATCATAGGTATTATTGCGAGCATCGCTCCTTCTATAATGCTTGCTAGTCAAAATACCTTAGGTCTTTTAAAAGAAAAATTGAACGATCGCAAGTTTGAGCACTTCTCGTTGCGCAAGTATGTTATCATAAGTCAGTTTGTAATTCTTATAGGAGTAAGCTCTATCTCTTTTTTCATGTACCAGCAGATTTCTTTTATCAACAACAAAGATCTAGGATTTCAGAAAGAAGGTGTTTTATATACATTCACTTCTCCAGACGATTTAGATGTATTTCAAGAAAAACTAAAGGCCATTCCTGGAGTACGTCATGTAGGAAATGGGTCTTCTTTTGGACTAGAGCCTTTTAATCAGCTGCGTTATCGATTAGATGGATTTGAAACTGTTTTTGATGACAGCAATCAGTTTTATTTAGATTATGCGGCTATTCAAGCTTATGATCTTCAAACTACCTTATCACCAGAAATTTTTGATTCTAGTGAGAATAGGGTAAATCGCAACCTCATCAACAGATCTGCAGCAATCCGATTTGCAGAGATGAAAGGTGTTACCGTTGAAGAATTAATAGGAACTCAAATAATTACAGAACCTGAGTACCAAAACGAAGATGGAAGTTATGGTTTCCCTATAACTATCGATGGTATTTTTAAAGACATCAATGTGTTCTCCCTCAAAGAATCCATCAGCTCCTATTTTATAACGGTATCCGATCGAGTACGTATGGGAGGCATGAGTATCGTTTCCTTTGATAAAAATGCTACGGCAAATACGGTTTCTCAAATTAAAGAGCTCTATGCTACATCTAATCGTAGCTTCCCGTTGACGATTGAGTTTCTAGATGAAAAATATGAACAGCTTCATAAGAACGATGAGCAAACAGCACAGCTTATTTTTATATTAAATGGCATAGCTATTTTACTGGCATCACTAGGTATCATAGGAGTTACTTTACTACTTATCGTAGGTAAAACTAAGGAAATAGGAATCCGCAAAGTATTAGGTGCTTCTATTGTACAAATACTAAAACTCTCGATTAAAGAATACATCTATTTTGTGCTCATTGCTTTGGTCATCAGTACACCTATCGCCTGGTGGATCGCAAATGTATGGCTGGATAATTTTGCTTATCGCACACCGGTCCAACCTTTAGCTTTTATCGTAGTGGGCGTTTTGGTCTTCTGCCTTTCAGCAGTTATAGTAAGTATAGTTTCCTATAAATCTGCTGTAG
- a CDS encoding ABC transporter permease, translating to MFKNYIKIAWRNLWRNKIFSFINVISLSIGLSAAFVIGMMVYHDFTFDKFHKDGDRIYRMVTDFETSSGDFHNLGSPIPLRESVKNDITGIENSTALYRWWMEKSTAVESSKELRNPDLITFTQPSYFEIFTYDWITADAALTLNEPNNVVMTASRAQLYFPDLSPNQVVGKTIDYGQTRATITGIVADFEENSDFVFQEFISISTANQTNQKRQVFENGWDTVSSSNQLFVKLSKNADLVTIQNQLDQLANEHQSEIDLSYGNKTFFSIQPLADIHFNEDYGIYDYSLDQASKPVLLALAGIALFLLLLGIINFINLNTAQATKRAREIGVRKTLGSSRSQLIYQFLGETFLLTLTAAVVSIFLAMFLLQIFEDFISPEINMQLLLQPAILLGTIFLLGIVTLAAGFYPGMVLSRFKPSKVLKGNANHTSVKSPLRKTLTVFQFTIAQVYIIGTLLVGQQIQFLMSQDMGFNADTTAYIKTPYSSKDFSKKEVLASELKKIPQINTVSLANMPPASNSTFSNNASLLNNGQEFKTEIEFSNGDGTYLDLYQIELLAGRKPLNDTIKEYVINEAALKAFGFKNPEEAINQQIEMDGEFFPIVGVMSNFNQRSLKTSISPLAFTGDTSRKNWSQFTNVHFNLPRNKETKISDVIEKLEAEYNKVYPDTTFELVFVDEVVANFYRREQQMKKLLHWSTGLAVLISCLGLLGLVIHTTERRTKEIGIRKVLGASIMQINALLCKEFLSLVLIAFLIATPIAYYFLNNWLTDFAYRTDISIWVFLAGGVSMIFISILIMSFRTISTALKNPVKSLKTE from the coding sequence ATGTTTAAAAATTATATAAAAATAGCCTGGAGAAACCTGTGGAGGAATAAAATATTCTCCTTTATCAATGTGATTAGTCTTTCTATAGGATTGAGTGCCGCATTTGTGATAGGTATGATGGTATATCATGATTTTACCTTTGATAAATTTCACAAAGATGGCGATCGTATTTACCGAATGGTAACCGATTTTGAGACCAGCTCAGGAGACTTCCATAATTTAGGATCGCCTATTCCACTGCGAGAATCGGTCAAAAATGATATTACTGGAATTGAAAATAGCACTGCTCTTTACCGCTGGTGGATGGAAAAATCTACAGCTGTAGAATCTTCTAAAGAACTTAGAAATCCAGATTTAATAACTTTTACACAACCTAGTTACTTTGAAATATTTACCTACGACTGGATCACGGCTGATGCTGCCTTAACTTTGAATGAGCCTAATAATGTTGTGATGACAGCAAGTCGTGCACAGTTGTATTTTCCTGACCTATCACCAAATCAAGTAGTAGGAAAAACCATAGACTATGGTCAAACTCGAGCAACCATAACTGGAATAGTAGCAGACTTTGAAGAAAATAGTGATTTTGTTTTTCAAGAGTTTATTTCTATTTCTACAGCAAATCAAACCAATCAAAAACGACAGGTTTTTGAGAACGGATGGGACACCGTTAGTTCTAGTAATCAGTTATTTGTAAAGCTTTCAAAGAATGCAGATTTAGTCACCATCCAAAACCAACTGGACCAACTTGCTAATGAACATCAAAGCGAGATAGACCTCTCTTATGGAAACAAAACTTTTTTCAGTATCCAGCCACTGGCAGATATTCATTTTAATGAAGATTATGGAATTTATGATTATTCTTTAGATCAAGCTAGTAAGCCTGTATTACTTGCTTTAGCCGGTATTGCTCTTTTCTTATTGTTGTTAGGTATTATCAACTTTATCAACCTCAACACGGCGCAAGCTACCAAAAGAGCAAGAGAGATAGGTGTACGCAAAACTTTAGGTAGCTCCAGATCACAGTTAATTTATCAGTTTTTAGGAGAAACCTTTTTATTGACTCTTACCGCTGCAGTCGTGAGTATTTTCCTCGCTATGTTTTTGCTTCAAATTTTTGAGGATTTCATATCTCCAGAAATCAATATGCAGCTTTTATTGCAACCAGCGATTCTATTGGGTACAATATTTCTCTTGGGAATAGTAACGCTAGCCGCAGGTTTTTATCCAGGAATGGTTTTATCGAGATTCAAGCCTAGTAAGGTTCTCAAAGGAAATGCAAATCATACTAGCGTAAAAAGTCCTTTGAGAAAAACCTTGACTGTTTTTCAATTTACAATAGCTCAAGTATATATTATTGGGACGTTACTCGTAGGACAACAAATTCAGTTTTTAATGAGTCAAGATATGGGCTTTAACGCAGATACAACTGCTTATATCAAAACACCATATTCTTCAAAAGACTTTAGTAAAAAAGAAGTTCTAGCTAGCGAACTCAAAAAAATACCACAAATCAATACGGTAAGTCTAGCTAACATGCCACCAGCTTCAAACAGCACCTTTTCTAACAATGCGAGTTTACTCAATAACGGTCAAGAATTTAAAACAGAAATAGAATTTTCAAACGGAGATGGAACTTATTTAGACCTATATCAAATAGAATTACTTGCCGGTAGAAAACCATTAAATGATACTATTAAAGAATATGTTATTAATGAAGCAGCACTTAAAGCGTTTGGATTTAAAAATCCAGAAGAAGCCATTAATCAACAAATCGAGATGGATGGAGAATTCTTCCCTATCGTAGGTGTGATGTCTAATTTCAATCAGAGATCGCTTAAAACATCGATCTCACCGCTTGCTTTTACAGGTGATACTTCTCGTAAAAACTGGTCACAGTTTACCAATGTGCACTTTAACTTACCTAGAAATAAAGAAACCAAAATTTCTGATGTGATAGAGAAACTAGAAGCCGAATACAATAAAGTATATCCAGACACCACGTTTGAGCTTGTATTTGTAGACGAAGTTGTTGCTAACTTCTACAGACGAGAACAGCAAATGAAAAAACTATTGCACTGGTCAACTGGTCTTGCTGTTCTTATAAGTTGTCTCGGACTTTTAGGCCTAGTCATTCATACTACAGAGCGACGTACCAAAGAAATAGGAATCCGCAAGGTTTTAGGCGCTTCAATTATGCAAATCAACGCGTTGTTATGCAAAGAATTTCTATCACTAGTATTGATTGCATTTTTAATCGCAACACCTATTGCTTATTACTTTTTGAATAATTGGCTTACCGATTTTGCCTACCGTACAGACATCAGTATTTGGGTATTTCTGGCTGGCGGCGTGAGTATGATATTTATTTCTATCCTCATCATGAGTTTTAGAACCATAAGCACAGCTCTGAAGAATCCAGTGAAAAGCTTGAAAACTGAGTAA